In the genome of Streptomyces sp. NBC_00190, one region contains:
- a CDS encoding DMT family transporter: MSRTVTTDSTTEPGHEAPGTVPDGPEPAAEEQPGHRARSQLMVLLAVCCLALGGVFVRISEVGPVATGGYRSLLAAPMLLGMSLAAARRTRLNASAPTASGTGQPGATARIGRRDQLLIVLGGLFLAADLCLWNISFLFTSLAEANLLANLVPFIIAPLCLLLFGDRLPWRLALPALLALAGLYILVILGTGLDPEHLRGDLLALATAVFYALFLVVAKGLRERHEATRIMATLSLVCGVACFAVAAVLGESMWPTSVKGWLVLIALAVTSQLLGQTLMAHAVKYLPLQLAALFVLLQPVAAAVYGLVLFDQRLSLVQMAGIGVLLVSIFWAKNLLEGKK; encoded by the coding sequence ATGAGCCGCACCGTCACGACGGACTCGACGACAGAGCCGGGACACGAGGCCCCCGGCACCGTCCCGGACGGGCCGGAACCCGCGGCGGAGGAACAGCCGGGCCACCGCGCCCGCTCCCAGCTCATGGTGCTCCTCGCGGTCTGCTGCCTGGCCCTCGGCGGCGTCTTCGTCCGGATCAGCGAAGTGGGTCCGGTGGCCACCGGTGGTTACCGTTCGCTGCTCGCCGCGCCCATGCTGCTCGGCATGTCGCTGGCGGCCGCCCGCCGCACCCGCCTGAACGCCTCCGCCCCCACCGCCTCCGGCACCGGCCAACCGGGCGCCACCGCTCGGATCGGGCGGCGCGACCAGCTCCTCATCGTCCTGGGCGGGCTGTTCCTCGCCGCCGACCTGTGCCTGTGGAACATCTCGTTCCTCTTCACCTCGCTGGCCGAGGCGAACCTCCTGGCCAATCTGGTGCCGTTCATCATCGCCCCGCTCTGCCTCCTCCTCTTCGGGGACCGGCTGCCGTGGCGGCTCGCCCTGCCCGCCCTGCTCGCGCTGGCCGGCCTGTACATCCTGGTCATCCTCGGGACGGGCCTCGACCCCGAGCATCTGCGCGGGGACCTCCTCGCACTGGCCACCGCGGTGTTCTACGCGCTGTTCCTCGTCGTGGCCAAGGGGCTGCGCGAACGCCACGAAGCCACCCGCATCATGGCCACCCTCAGCCTGGTCTGCGGCGTCGCCTGCTTCGCGGTGGCGGCCGTACTCGGCGAGAGCATGTGGCCCACCAGCGTGAAGGGCTGGCTCGTGCTGATCGCCCTGGCGGTGACGTCTCAGCTGCTCGGCCAGACCCTGATGGCACACGCCGTGAAGTACCTGCCGCTCCAGCTCGCCGCGCTCTTCGTGCTGCTGCAGCCGGTCGCCGCGGCCGTCTACGGCCTGGTCCTGTTCGACCAGCGTCTCAGCCTGGTGCAAATGGCGGGCATCGGCGTGCTGCTCGTTTCGATCTTCTGGGCCAAGAACCTCCTGGAGGGCAAGAAGTGA
- a CDS encoding 2-hydroxy-3-oxopropionate reductase: MSNLPKIAWIGLGIMGSPMAENLLKAGYSVTGFTLEQDKLDRLAAAGGAAAGSIAEAVKDADVIITMVPASPQVEAISYGENGILENAKSGALIIDMSSITPQTSIDLAKNAAEKGIRVIDAPVSGGEAGAIEAVLSIMVGGEQADFDEALPILEALGKVIVLCGPHGSGQTVKAANQLIVAVNIQACAEAVVFLEKSGVNLQAALDVLNGGLAGSTVLTRKKDNFLNRDFKPGFRIDLHHKDMGIVTDAARNVGAALPVGAVVAQLVASLRAQGDGGLDHSALLRAVERLSGAQI, from the coding sequence ATGAGCAACCTCCCCAAGATCGCGTGGATCGGTCTCGGCATCATGGGCTCCCCCATGGCCGAGAACCTCCTGAAGGCCGGCTACTCGGTCACCGGCTTCACGCTGGAGCAGGACAAGCTGGACCGCCTGGCCGCCGCCGGCGGCGCCGCCGCGGGCTCGATCGCCGAAGCCGTCAAGGACGCCGACGTCATCATCACGATGGTGCCCGCCTCCCCGCAGGTCGAGGCCATCTCCTACGGCGAGAACGGCATCCTGGAGAACGCCAAGTCCGGTGCGCTGATCATCGACATGTCGTCGATCACCCCGCAGACCTCGATCGACCTCGCGAAGAACGCTGCCGAGAAGGGCATCCGCGTCATCGACGCCCCGGTGTCCGGCGGCGAGGCCGGCGCCATCGAGGCCGTCCTGTCGATCATGGTGGGTGGCGAGCAGGCCGACTTCGACGAGGCCCTGCCGATCCTCGAGGCCCTCGGCAAGGTCATCGTGCTCTGCGGCCCGCATGGCTCCGGCCAGACGGTGAAGGCCGCCAACCAGCTCATCGTCGCGGTGAACATCCAGGCGTGCGCCGAGGCCGTCGTCTTCCTCGAGAAGTCCGGCGTGAACCTCCAGGCCGCCCTCGACGTCCTCAACGGCGGTCTGGCCGGCTCCACGGTCCTGACCCGCAAGAAGGACAACTTCCTGAACCGCGACTTCAAGCCCGGTTTCCGGATCGACCTGCACCACAAGGACATGGGCATCGTCACCGACGCCGCCCGCAACGTCGGTGCGGCCCTCCCGGTCGGCGCGGTCGTCGCCCAGCTGGTCGCCTCGCTGCGCGCCCAGGGCGACGGCGGCCTGGACCACTCGGCCCTGCTCCGCGCCGTCGAGCGCCTCTCCGGCGCCCAGATCTGA
- a CDS encoding helix-turn-helix domain-containing protein, translated as MTEPRDHPFITAVKPLVDAMGGELMDPAQAQPDDVVLSWEGQDLLAVRLPQLSDSLDHILAALERRHGVPLSQLDRKSKQDVVRILEARGAFSVRHGVETVAGALGVSRFTVYNYLNRDAGTQAKANKSSRQRSQE; from the coding sequence ATGACCGAGCCCCGCGACCACCCGTTCATCACCGCGGTCAAGCCGCTCGTCGACGCCATGGGCGGCGAGCTGATGGATCCCGCCCAGGCGCAGCCCGACGACGTCGTGCTCAGCTGGGAGGGCCAGGACCTGCTGGCCGTGCGCCTGCCCCAGCTCTCGGACTCGCTGGATCACATCCTTGCGGCCCTGGAGCGCCGGCACGGCGTACCGTTGTCGCAGCTCGACCGCAAGTCCAAGCAGGACGTCGTGCGGATACTGGAGGCGCGGGGCGCCTTCTCCGTGCGGCACGGTGTGGAAACGGTCGCGGGTGCCCTGGGTGTAAGCCGCTTCACGGTCTACAACTACTTGAACAGGGACGCCGGCACTCAGGCGAAGGCCAACAAGAGCAGCCGGCAGCGAAGCCAGGAGTGA
- a CDS encoding catalase, translating into MSKRTLTTESGAPVADNQNSATAGVGGPLLVQDQQLLEKLARFNRERIPERVVHARGSAAYGYFEVTDDVTAYTSAAFLNTVGKKTETFLRFSTVADSLGGADAVRDPRGFALKFYTEEGNYDLVGNNTPVFFIKDPIKFPDFIHSQKRDPFTGKQEADNVWDFWAHAPEATHQITWLMGDRGIPASYRHMNGYGSHTYQWTNEQGEAFFVKYHFKTNQGIRCLSGEQAAELVGQDANSHQTDLLQAIERGVNPSWTLYVQIMPAAEAADYRFNPFDLTKVWPHSDYPLQRVGRLVLDRNPDNVFAEVEQSAFSPNNFVPGITASPDKMLQGRLFAYADAQRYRLGVNHTLLPVNAPKATKAENYGRDGVMALRNGSRHDKNYEPNSYQGPAETGLALGAPKAVSGYTGTHEAPAHTKDDDFFQAGELYRLMSEAEKQRLVANIAGGLSQVTLEDVIEKNLAHFHAADADYGKRVEEAVRALRDA; encoded by the coding sequence ATGTCGAAGCGCACGCTGACGACCGAGTCCGGCGCCCCGGTCGCCGACAATCAGAACTCCGCCACCGCCGGCGTCGGTGGCCCGCTCCTGGTCCAGGACCAGCAGCTCCTCGAGAAGCTTGCCCGCTTCAACCGTGAGCGCATCCCGGAGCGCGTGGTGCACGCCCGCGGCTCGGCCGCGTACGGCTACTTCGAGGTGACCGACGACGTCACCGCGTACACCAGCGCCGCGTTCTTGAACACGGTCGGCAAGAAGACCGAGACCTTCCTGCGCTTCTCCACCGTGGCCGACTCGCTCGGTGGCGCGGACGCGGTCCGCGACCCGCGCGGCTTCGCGCTGAAGTTCTACACCGAAGAGGGCAACTACGACCTCGTCGGCAACAACACCCCGGTGTTCTTCATCAAGGACCCGATCAAGTTCCCCGACTTCATCCACTCCCAGAAGCGCGACCCCTTCACGGGCAAGCAGGAGGCGGACAACGTCTGGGACTTCTGGGCGCACGCCCCGGAGGCGACGCACCAGATCACCTGGCTGATGGGTGACCGCGGCATCCCCGCCTCGTACCGTCACATGAACGGCTACGGCTCCCACACCTACCAGTGGACGAACGAGCAGGGCGAGGCCTTCTTCGTCAAGTACCACTTCAAGACGAACCAGGGCATCCGCTGCCTGTCGGGCGAGCAGGCCGCCGAGCTCGTCGGCCAGGACGCGAACTCGCACCAGACCGACCTGCTGCAGGCGATCGAGCGCGGTGTGAACCCGAGCTGGACCCTCTACGTCCAGATCATGCCCGCCGCCGAGGCCGCGGACTACCGCTTCAACCCGTTCGACCTCACCAAGGTGTGGCCGCACAGCGACTACCCGCTGCAGCGCGTGGGCCGTCTGGTCCTCGACCGCAACCCGGACAACGTCTTCGCCGAGGTCGAGCAGTCCGCCTTCTCCCCGAACAACTTCGTCCCGGGCATCACCGCCTCGCCGGACAAGATGCTCCAGGGCCGTCTCTTCGCGTACGCCGACGCCCAGCGCTACCGCCTCGGTGTGAACCACACCCTGCTGCCGGTCAACGCCCCGAAGGCGACGAAGGCCGAGAACTACGGCCGCGACGGTGTCATGGCGCTGCGCAACGGTTCGCGCCACGACAAGAACTACGAGCCCAACTCGTACCAGGGTCCGGCGGAGACCGGTCTCGCGCTCGGCGCCCCGAAGGCCGTCTCCGGCTACACGGGCACCCACGAGGCCCCGGCCCATACCAAGGACGACGACTTCTTCCAGGCCGGTGAGCTCTACCGCCTGATGTCGGAGGCCGAGAAGCAGCGTCTGGTGGCGAACATCGCCGGCGGCCTGTCCCAGGTCACCCTTGAGGACGTCATCGAGAAGAACCTGGCTCACTTCCACGCCGCCGACGCCGACTACGGCAAGCGCGTCGAGGAGGCCGTGCGCGCCCTGCGCGACGCCTGA
- a CDS encoding LysR family transcriptional regulator codes for MIETRHLRTLRAVAESGSFAAAARQLGCTQPAVSQQMKALELAMGTPLLILTGREIRLTEAGAALVRHSVGVLTGLHAAEEEMAAFAGLRAGRVRLTSFLSGTSALIPSALAAMRAAHPGIEVSLSSSPPPRSIDLLRSADCDISLAFRYSEIPGAGTKTQAEWQDLVVRPLLADPLVVLVPDTHRLAEAEQVELAQLADESWVMGCSRCHSHLLRLCGQAGFEPRAEYRTDDYQTVIGLVAAGLGVAVLPELALSGPLTRGIRLLRLEPVVHREVVALSMPGFPSVPAVGLMLRELERSATRLAGSSPVRPGRR; via the coding sequence ATGATCGAGACGCGTCATCTCCGCACGCTGCGTGCCGTTGCGGAATCGGGCTCTTTTGCTGCCGCGGCGCGGCAGCTGGGCTGTACCCAGCCGGCCGTGAGCCAGCAGATGAAAGCCCTCGAACTGGCCATGGGTACTCCGCTTCTGATACTCACGGGCCGCGAGATACGGCTCACCGAGGCCGGTGCGGCCCTGGTGCGGCATTCGGTCGGGGTGCTGACCGGACTCCACGCGGCCGAGGAGGAGATGGCGGCATTCGCGGGGCTGCGCGCCGGCCGGGTCCGGCTCACCTCCTTCCTGAGCGGTACTTCGGCACTCATACCGTCCGCCCTCGCCGCGATGCGCGCCGCCCATCCGGGCATAGAGGTGTCCCTGTCGTCGTCGCCGCCTCCGCGCTCCATCGACCTCCTTCGCAGCGCCGACTGCGACATCTCCCTTGCCTTCCGCTACTCGGAGATCCCCGGCGCGGGCACGAAGACGCAGGCCGAGTGGCAGGACCTCGTGGTCCGCCCGCTCCTCGCGGATCCCCTGGTCGTGTTGGTGCCGGATACGCATCGCCTCGCGGAGGCGGAACAAGTGGAACTGGCCCAACTGGCCGACGAATCCTGGGTCATGGGCTGCAGTCGCTGTCACAGCCATCTGTTGCGGCTGTGCGGGCAGGCCGGTTTCGAACCGCGCGCGGAGTACAGGACGGACGACTACCAGACCGTGATCGGACTGGTCGCGGCGGGCCTCGGAGTCGCCGTCCTGCCGGAGCTGGCCCTCAGCGGGCCGCTGACGAGGGGAATCCGGCTGCTCCGCCTGGAGCCCGTCGTGCACCGGGAGGTGGTAGCCCTGTCCATGCCGGGCTTCCCCTCCGTCCCGGCGGTCGGACTCATGCTCCGCGAACTGGAACGCTCCGCCACCCGCCTGGCGGGCTCGTCACCGGTTCGCCCCGGCCGCCGGTGA
- a CDS encoding glutathione peroxidase → MSLYDIPLTSLSDEPTSLGAHKGKVILLVNTASQCGLTPQYSGLARLQFTYEEKGFTVIGVPCNQFGGQEPGNAEDIQTFCAAGFGVTFPMLEKSEVNGENRHALYQELVKVPDADGEAGDIQWNFEKFLISPAGEVVARFRPRTEPESPEVVAAIEAHLPA, encoded by the coding sequence ATGAGCCTTTACGACATCCCTCTGACCAGTCTGTCCGACGAGCCCACCAGCCTCGGCGCCCACAAGGGCAAGGTGATCCTGCTGGTGAACACGGCCTCCCAGTGCGGGCTCACCCCCCAGTACTCGGGGCTCGCCCGCCTGCAGTTCACGTACGAGGAGAAGGGCTTCACCGTCATCGGGGTGCCCTGCAACCAGTTCGGCGGGCAGGAGCCCGGCAACGCCGAGGACATCCAGACCTTCTGCGCGGCCGGTTTCGGCGTCACTTTCCCGATGCTGGAGAAGTCCGAGGTCAACGGCGAGAACCGGCACGCCCTCTACCAGGAACTGGTGAAGGTCCCGGACGCCGACGGCGAGGCGGGGGACATCCAGTGGAACTTCGAGAAGTTCCTGATCTCCCCCGCCGGCGAGGTCGTGGCGCGCTTCCGTCCCCGTACCGAGCCCGAGTCCCCCGAGGTCGTCGCCGCGATCGAGGCGCACCTGCCCGCGTAG
- a CDS encoding thiamine-binding protein: MRLRVEFTTEPFDLEEAPAHAVAAREVIQKAQLDAVDVGPFGNTAEGEAGQVLAAVGALLRDSLEAGATRVSLQVNVIGEETP, translated from the coding sequence GTGCGATTGAGAGTGGAGTTCACGACCGAGCCCTTCGATCTGGAAGAGGCTCCTGCCCATGCCGTGGCGGCCCGCGAGGTCATCCAGAAGGCCCAGCTGGACGCGGTGGACGTCGGGCCGTTCGGAAACACAGCCGAGGGGGAGGCGGGTCAGGTGCTGGCCGCGGTGGGCGCGCTGCTGCGCGACTCCCTGGAGGCCGGAGCGACCCGCGTGTCGCTCCAGGTCAATGTGATCGGCGAGGAGACGCCATGA
- a CDS encoding pyridoxal-phosphate dependent enzyme yields MSRSHPSVLPHRGPDPYELIEELSRLSTVDCGGFETGGLRLRAIHGSPATESSFKSILGLGLLLLAREQGLLAEGQTVVESTSGSLGLGLAVAGRLLGHPVHLVTDPGIPDITRRKIELVGGVLHIAGTPHPVLGSQQARDDLLRTILSEHPDFYWTNQNDSPLNPQVYTRWVVPHLMGVLDFSRITAGIFCVGSGGHFSALSAMLEAKGIPSYVADREGSITFGGSPARSILRGTGNQNRIPAVIDAARTRVSGVYQVSDAQACDGVRELAARGLSVGGSSGVCFMGAGQLAADLSPSADGDILTFFADRGELYGTTLLNGGRTDD; encoded by the coding sequence GTGAGCCGGTCCCACCCTTCGGTGCTGCCCCACCGCGGCCCCGACCCCTACGAACTCATCGAAGAGCTCAGCCGGCTGAGCACCGTGGACTGCGGCGGCTTCGAGACGGGCGGACTGCGGCTGCGCGCGATCCACGGCAGCCCGGCCACCGAGTCCAGCTTCAAGTCGATCCTCGGTCTTGGGCTGCTCCTGCTGGCCCGTGAGCAGGGACTGCTCGCCGAGGGCCAGACCGTGGTCGAGTCCACCTCGGGCTCCCTCGGACTCGGCCTGGCGGTAGCCGGCCGGCTGCTCGGACACCCCGTGCACCTGGTCACCGATCCCGGCATCCCGGACATCACCCGACGGAAGATCGAACTGGTCGGCGGGGTCCTTCACATCGCCGGGACCCCGCATCCGGTCCTCGGCAGCCAGCAGGCCCGAGACGACCTGCTGCGGACCATCCTGTCCGAGCACCCCGACTTCTACTGGACCAACCAGAACGACAGCCCGCTCAACCCGCAGGTGTACACCCGCTGGGTGGTGCCGCACCTGATGGGCGTCCTCGACTTCTCCCGGATCACCGCCGGAATCTTCTGCGTGGGCAGCGGCGGCCACTTCTCCGCGCTGTCCGCGATGCTGGAGGCCAAGGGCATACCCTCCTACGTGGCGGACCGCGAGGGTTCGATCACCTTCGGCGGCTCGCCGGCCCGGAGCATCCTGCGCGGAACCGGCAATCAGAACCGGATCCCCGCCGTGATCGACGCGGCCAGGACCCGGGTCAGCGGCGTCTACCAGGTGTCCGACGCGCAGGCCTGCGACGGAGTCCGGGAGCTGGCCGCCAGAGGCCTGAGCGTGGGCGGATCGTCCGGCGTCTGCTTCATGGGCGCGGGCCAACTCGCCGCGGACCTGAGCCCGTCCGCCGACGGCGACATCCTCACCTTCTTCGCCGACCGCGGCGAACTGTACGGAACCACGCTGCTGAACGGAGGACGGACCGATGATTAG
- a CDS encoding TIM barrel protein, whose amino-acid sequence MGYTDQRFDVNLSILFTELPLLERPAAAAAAGFTAVELWWPWIETPTPAQAELDALKKALEDAGTQLVGLNFYAGQLPGPDRGAVSVPGEESERFNANINVAADFAASVGCKALNALYGNRVEGVDPAVQDELALKNLVVAARAADRVGAILLIETLNKPESPLYPLVSAPAGIEVVDKVNEATGLGNAKFLLDLYHLAMNDEDLSEVIEKYAAKTGHVQIADKPGRGAPGTGELPLEELLDQLKKAGYEGYVGLEYKAADAAASFAWLPAEARAAK is encoded by the coding sequence ATGGGATACACGGACCAGCGCTTCGATGTGAACCTTTCGATCCTCTTCACGGAACTCCCGCTCCTGGAGCGTCCCGCGGCCGCCGCCGCGGCGGGCTTCACGGCGGTCGAGCTGTGGTGGCCCTGGATCGAGACCCCCACCCCCGCCCAGGCGGAGCTCGACGCCCTCAAGAAGGCTCTTGAGGACGCCGGCACGCAGCTGGTGGGCCTGAACTTCTACGCCGGCCAGCTGCCGGGCCCGGACCGCGGTGCGGTCTCGGTTCCCGGTGAGGAGTCGGAGCGCTTCAACGCCAACATCAACGTGGCCGCCGATTTCGCGGCCTCGGTCGGCTGCAAGGCGCTGAACGCCCTGTACGGCAACCGCGTCGAAGGCGTGGACCCGGCCGTACAGGACGAGCTCGCCCTGAAGAACCTGGTCGTCGCGGCCCGGGCCGCGGACCGCGTCGGCGCGATCCTCCTGATCGAGACCCTCAACAAGCCCGAGTCGCCGCTCTACCCGCTGGTGAGCGCCCCGGCCGGCATCGAGGTGGTGGACAAGGTGAACGAGGCCACCGGCCTCGGCAACGCCAAGTTCCTGCTCGACCTGTACCACCTGGCGATGAACGATGAGGACCTCTCCGAGGTCATCGAAAAGTACGCCGCCAAGACCGGGCACGTCCAGATCGCGGACAAGCCCGGACGCGGTGCCCCCGGCACCGGCGAGCTGCCCCTCGAGGAGCTGCTCGACCAGCTGAAGAAGGCCGGATACGAGGGCTACGTAGGCCTGGAGTACAAGGCCGCCGACGCTGCCGCGTCCTTCGCTTGGCTGCCGGCCGAGGCCCGCGCCGCCAAGTAA
- a CDS encoding GHMP family kinase ATP-binding protein has product MHDKIVSAVHGAFGEILQGYTAGANGFEHFLFTAPVEELTCAARLRRAESHGTQALTISPADRTKALSAFETLSAELGLSTSGITIDITSNIPVAKGHASSTADILAVALLCIREAYPATPAPVAHALALSVARRLEYGDYLLHPGIASCAQRSQTLITQYHTDLRWSIVGVDEGGWVRTDEFHREVPEDPGKARVYERLFRELDAALLANDGKAAAEIATLSSELHNDRLPKKSLEDLMAVKREWGALGVCVAHSGTLAGLIFSKHQTDHDLRVAESRRELRSLGYDSDLYTLKESGRS; this is encoded by the coding sequence ATGCACGACAAGATCGTCAGCGCCGTCCACGGCGCATTCGGAGAAATACTTCAGGGCTACACCGCGGGCGCGAACGGGTTCGAGCACTTCCTCTTCACGGCGCCGGTCGAGGAGTTGACCTGCGCAGCGCGGCTCCGGCGAGCCGAGAGCCATGGCACCCAAGCGCTCACGATCAGCCCGGCCGACCGGACCAAGGCACTCTCCGCCTTCGAGACCCTCAGCGCCGAACTGGGCCTCTCCACCTCCGGCATCACCATCGACATCACGTCGAACATTCCCGTGGCCAAAGGACATGCGAGCTCGACCGCCGACATCCTGGCCGTCGCACTGCTCTGCATCCGGGAGGCCTACCCGGCGACCCCGGCGCCGGTGGCGCACGCGCTCGCGCTCTCCGTGGCCCGACGGCTCGAATACGGCGACTATCTGCTGCACCCCGGAATCGCCTCCTGCGCCCAGCGGTCACAGACCCTGATCACGCAATATCACACTGATTTGCGCTGGAGCATCGTCGGGGTGGACGAGGGCGGCTGGGTGCGGACGGATGAATTCCACCGGGAAGTCCCGGAGGACCCGGGGAAGGCCCGTGTCTACGAGCGGCTCTTCCGCGAACTCGACGCGGCGCTCCTCGCGAACGACGGCAAGGCGGCCGCAGAAATTGCGACGCTCAGCAGCGAACTGCACAATGACCGGCTCCCCAAGAAGTCCTTGGAGGACCTCATGGCAGTCAAAAGGGAATGGGGGGCACTCGGTGTGTGCGTGGCGCACAGCGGAACGCTGGCCGGGCTCATCTTCTCGAAGCACCAGACGGACCACGATCTTCGCGTCGCCGAATCCCGGCGAGAACTGCGTTCTCTCGGCTACGACAGCGACCTCTACACACTGAAGGAGTCGGGGCGCTCATGA
- the uraD gene encoding 2-oxo-4-hydroxy-4-carboxy-5-ureidoimidazoline decarboxylase, with amino-acid sequence MTSSPTPGLTRFNALDDGAAAAELHEVCASSAWGSKLLAQRPFTSVESLFAANESAMAELTAQDLGDAMGGHAPIGRPKPGDPTSAREQRGMAGASEELKSELLELNLAYQEKFGHVFLICATGATGEFMRDAVKVRIDNSPEQEREIARGELVKINKIRLTRLVELAEGE; translated from the coding sequence GTGACTTCGAGTCCGACCCCGGGTCTCACCCGGTTCAACGCCTTGGACGACGGCGCGGCCGCGGCCGAGCTGCACGAGGTGTGCGCCAGTTCGGCATGGGGGAGCAAGCTGCTCGCCCAGCGCCCCTTCACCAGCGTCGAGTCCCTGTTCGCCGCGAACGAGTCCGCCATGGCGGAGCTCACCGCGCAGGACCTGGGTGACGCGATGGGTGGCCACGCGCCGATCGGCCGGCCGAAGCCGGGAGACCCGACCTCCGCCCGCGAGCAGCGTGGCATGGCCGGTGCCTCGGAGGAGCTCAAGAGCGAGCTCCTCGAACTCAACCTGGCGTACCAGGAGAAGTTCGGCCACGTCTTCCTCATCTGCGCCACCGGCGCGACCGGTGAGTTCATGCGGGACGCGGTCAAGGTCCGGATCGACAACTCGCCGGAGCAGGAGCGGGAAATCGCCCGCGGCGAGCTCGTCAAGATCAACAAGATCCGCCTGACCCGCCTCGTAGAACTCGCAGAGGGAGAGTGA
- the gcl gene encoding glyoxylate carboligase, translating into MPRMTAAAAAVEILKLEGVEQAFGVPGAAINPFYRELKNVGGIKHTLARHVEGASHMAEGYTRAKAGNIGVCIGTSGPAGTDMITGLYSAIADSIPILCITGQAPVSKLHKEDFQAVDIASIAKPVTKKATTVLEAAQVPGVFQEAFHLMRSGRPGPVLIDLPIDVQLTEIEFDPETYEPLPVYKPRATRAQAEKALRFLLESERPLIVSGGGIINADASDLLVEFAELTNIPVISTLMGWGTIPDDHELAAGMVGVQTSHRYGNATFLESDVVIGIGNRWANRHTGYNLDAYRGDRKFVHVDIEPTQIGKIFAPDFGIASDAKAALELFIEVAKDLKAEGKLPDFSAWAASAQERKATLQRRTHFDNIPMKPQRVYEEMNKAFGPETRYVTTIGLSQIAGAQMLHVYKPRNWINCGQAGPLGWTIPAAIGAATADPETPIVALSGDYDFQFMIEELAVAAQHKVPYVHVLVNNAYLGLIRQAQGGLGINFEVNLEFENINTPELGVYGVDHVKVAEGLGVKAIRVTDPNELGAAFEQAKKLAQEFQVPVVVEAILERVTNISMSKTVDMSDVTEFEELATEPGHAPTAIKALKV; encoded by the coding sequence ATGCCTCGTATGACAGCCGCCGCCGCTGCAGTTGAGATCCTCAAGCTCGAGGGTGTCGAACAAGCGTTCGGCGTGCCCGGTGCTGCGATCAACCCGTTCTACCGCGAGCTCAAGAACGTGGGCGGCATCAAGCACACGCTGGCCCGCCACGTCGAGGGCGCTTCCCACATGGCCGAGGGCTACACGCGTGCCAAGGCGGGCAACATCGGTGTCTGCATCGGTACCTCGGGCCCGGCCGGCACCGACATGATCACCGGCCTGTACTCCGCGATCGCGGACTCGATCCCGATCCTGTGCATCACCGGTCAGGCTCCGGTCTCGAAGCTCCACAAGGAGGACTTCCAGGCCGTCGACATCGCCTCGATCGCCAAGCCGGTCACCAAGAAGGCCACCACGGTCCTGGAGGCCGCCCAGGTTCCGGGTGTGTTCCAGGAGGCCTTCCACCTGATGCGCTCCGGCCGTCCCGGCCCGGTCCTGATCGACCTGCCGATCGACGTCCAGCTCACCGAGATCGAGTTCGACCCGGAGACCTACGAGCCGCTGCCGGTCTACAAGCCGCGCGCCACCCGCGCCCAGGCCGAGAAGGCCCTGCGCTTCCTGCTGGAGTCCGAGCGCCCGCTGATCGTCTCCGGTGGCGGCATCATCAACGCCGACGCCTCCGACCTGCTGGTCGAGTTCGCCGAGCTGACGAACATCCCGGTCATCTCCACCCTGATGGGCTGGGGCACCATCCCGGACGACCACGAGCTGGCCGCGGGCATGGTCGGCGTCCAGACCTCGCACCGCTACGGCAACGCGACCTTCCTGGAGTCCGACGTCGTCATCGGCATCGGCAACCGCTGGGCCAACCGTCACACCGGCTACAACCTCGACGCGTACCGCGGCGACCGCAAGTTCGTCCACGTCGACATCGAGCCCACCCAGATCGGCAAGATCTTCGCCCCGGACTTCGGCATCGCCTCCGACGCCAAGGCCGCGCTGGAGCTCTTCATCGAGGTCGCGAAGGACCTCAAGGCCGAGGGCAAGCTGCCGGACTTCTCCGCCTGGGCCGCCTCCGCCCAGGAGCGCAAGGCCACCCTGCAGCGCCGTACGCACTTCGACAACATCCCCATGAAGCCGCAGCGCGTCTACGAGGAGATGAACAAGGCGTTCGGTCCCGAGACCCGCTACGTCACCACCATCGGCCTCTCCCAGATCGCCGGCGCGCAGATGCTGCACGTCTACAAGCCGCGCAACTGGATCAACTGCGGCCAGGCCGGCCCGCTCGGCTGGACCATCCCGGCCGCCATCGGTGCCGCCACCGCGGACCCGGAGACCCCGATCGTCGCCCTCTCCGGCGACTACGACTTCCAGTTCATGATCGAGGAGCTCGCGGTCGCCGCGCAGCACAAGGTCCCCTACGTCCACGTCCTGGTGAACAACGCCTACCTGGGCCTGATCCGTCAGGCGCAGGGCGGCCTCGGCATCAACTTCGAGGTCAACCTCGAATTCGAGAACATCAACACCCCGGAGCTCGGCGTCTACGGCGTCGACCACGTCAAGGTCGCCGAGGGGCTGGGCGTCAAGGCCATCCGCGTCACCGACCCGAACGAGCTGGGCGCCGCCTTCGAGCAGGCCAAGAAGCTGGCCCAGGAGTTCCAGGTCCCGGTCGTCGTCGAGGCCATCCTGGAGCGCGTCACCAACATCTCGATGAGCAAGACCGTCGACATGAGCGACGTCACCGAGTTCGAGGAGCTCGCGACCGAGCCGGGCCACGCCCCGACCGCGATCAAGGCCCTGAAGGTCTGA